From the Streptomyces pluripotens genome, one window contains:
- a CDS encoding IS1182 family transposase: MQGEWAGEMVGPDVWETCRELIPAGSVFAFLAEHREVLFPPGMFTDMYPSSNGRPSLPPQVLAVTVVLQSLHGLSDFETVQELRCDLRWKAACGLGLYDTAFDPSLLTYFRRRLRHSADPTRIFTKVKEVVAGTGVLKGKQRRALDSTVLDDAVATQDTVTQIISAARRVIREVPGAQETAEQWCTAHDYTDPGKPRIAWDDEAARAALVDALVTDALNLLGHLPEQELGERAANAVGLLALVAGQDVEPAEDSDGRDGRWRIAQRTVADRTVSTVDADARHIHKNRTRHQDGFKGHASFEPETGLFTAVALTSGYGPDNHEAAVACDLLADEDEGQELTVLGDSAYGTGDLRAHLQADGHTLVIKPPPLRQAIPGGFTIDDFHVDSAAGTATCPAGHTANLGQVKADGARTAQFKRMCTDCPLRGRCTTSKTGRTLNVHPQHELLTAARHQAATDPVWQDEYRRWRPPVERAIAWLVAKGNRRVPYRGVIANNVWLHHRAAALNLRRLINLGLTRANGSWHLTPATA, from the coding sequence ATGCAGGGGGAATGGGCCGGAGAGATGGTCGGGCCGGATGTGTGGGAGACCTGCCGGGAGTTGATCCCGGCAGGGAGTGTGTTCGCGTTCCTCGCCGAGCATCGCGAGGTGCTGTTCCCGCCAGGAATGTTCACCGACATGTACCCCTCGTCCAACGGCCGTCCGAGTCTGCCGCCGCAGGTCCTGGCCGTGACGGTGGTGCTGCAGAGCCTGCACGGGCTGTCGGACTTCGAGACAGTCCAGGAGTTGCGGTGTGACCTGCGGTGGAAGGCCGCCTGCGGGCTCGGCCTGTACGACACCGCTTTCGACCCGTCGCTGCTGACGTACTTCCGGCGCCGGCTGCGTCACTCGGCCGACCCGACGCGGATCTTCACCAAGGTCAAAGAGGTCGTGGCCGGGACCGGCGTGCTCAAGGGCAAGCAGCGGCGGGCACTGGACTCCACCGTCCTCGATGACGCGGTGGCCACCCAGGACACCGTCACCCAGATCATCTCCGCCGCCCGACGGGTGATCCGTGAGGTCCCCGGCGCGCAGGAGACCGCGGAGCAGTGGTGCACGGCACACGACTACACCGACCCCGGCAAGCCGAGGATCGCCTGGGACGACGAGGCCGCCCGCGCCGCGCTGGTCGACGCGCTGGTCACCGACGCCCTCAACCTGCTCGGTCACCTGCCCGAACAGGAACTGGGCGAGAGGGCGGCGAACGCGGTGGGCCTGCTGGCCCTGGTCGCGGGCCAGGACGTGGAGCCGGCCGAGGACTCCGACGGACGCGACGGACGCTGGCGCATCGCCCAGCGCACGGTCGCGGACCGGACCGTGTCCACCGTCGATGCGGACGCGCGGCACATCCACAAAAACCGAACCCGCCACCAGGACGGCTTCAAAGGGCATGCGTCCTTCGAGCCGGAGACCGGGCTGTTCACCGCGGTTGCCCTCACCAGCGGCTACGGCCCCGACAACCACGAGGCCGCCGTCGCCTGCGATCTGCTGGCCGACGAGGACGAGGGCCAGGAGTTAACCGTGCTCGGCGACTCCGCATACGGCACCGGCGACCTGCGCGCACACCTGCAGGCCGACGGCCACACCCTGGTGATCAAGCCGCCGCCGCTGCGGCAGGCCATCCCCGGCGGCTTCACCATCGACGACTTCCACGTCGACTCGGCGGCCGGCACCGCGACCTGCCCGGCCGGACACACCGCCAACCTCGGACAGGTCAAAGCGGACGGTGCTCGCACCGCCCAGTTCAAGCGCATGTGCACCGACTGCCCCCTGCGCGGACGCTGCACCACCTCCAAGACCGGGCGCACCCTCAACGTCCACCCCCAGCACGAACTGCTCACCGCAGCCCGCCACCAGGCTGCCACCGACCCCGTCTGGCAGGACGAATACCGCAGATGGCGGCCCCCAGTCGAACGTGCCATCGCCTGGCTGGTCGCCAAGGGAAACCGCCGGGTCCCCTACCGCGGCGTCATCGCCAACAACGTCTGGCTCCACCACCGCGCCGCCGCCCTCAACCTCCGCCGACTGATCAACCTCGGACTCACCAGGGCCAACGGCAGCTGGCACCTCACCCCGGCCACCGCATAA
- a CDS encoding IS5 family transposase: MTDAEWQVVRGAMPAPAWLEGRGGQPEGYCHRQMLDAVRYVTDNAIKWRAMPADFPAWDRVYAFFRRWRDKGLAREFHDRLRQRARRAEGRDVEPTAAIIDSQSVKGAASVPDASRGYDGGKKINGRRRHVITDSIGLLLMVLVTAADVTDRQAARVMAPRLREKFRKITLIWADGGYSGRLVTWAREKLQLTLEIVKRSDDMSGFVVLPRRWCVERTLGWLMRSRRLVRDFETLPASSETFVYFSMAMLMSRRLARTASRPRPGQARWARAA; this comes from the coding sequence ATGACGGACGCCGAGTGGCAGGTGGTGCGCGGCGCAATGCCGGCCCCGGCCTGGCTCGAAGGGCGGGGCGGACAGCCCGAGGGCTACTGCCACCGGCAGATGCTGGACGCGGTCCGCTATGTCACGGACAACGCGATCAAGTGGAGAGCGATGCCCGCCGACTTTCCGGCGTGGGACCGGGTGTATGCGTTCTTTCGCAGGTGGCGCGACAAGGGACTGGCCCGCGAGTTCCACGACCGCCTGCGCCAACGGGCCCGCCGGGCCGAAGGGCGGGACGTGGAACCGACCGCGGCGATCATCGACTCGCAGTCGGTCAAAGGTGCGGCGTCGGTACCCGACGCCTCACGCGGCTACGACGGCGGCAAGAAGATCAACGGAAGGCGCCGGCACGTCATCACGGACAGCATCGGGCTGCTGCTGATGGTCCTGGTGACCGCCGCCGACGTCACCGACCGCCAGGCCGCCCGCGTGATGGCGCCCCGGCTCCGGGAGAAATTCCGCAAGATCACCCTCATCTGGGCGGACGGCGGCTACTCCGGCCGCCTAGTCACCTGGGCCAGGGAGAAACTCCAGCTCACCCTGGAGATCGTCAAGCGCAGTGACGACATGAGCGGCTTCGTGGTGCTGCCCAGACGGTGGTGCGTGGAGCGGACTCTGGGGTGGCTGATGCGATCGCGGCGTCTGGTGCGGGACTTCGAGACGCTGCCCGCCTCCAGCGAGACGTTCGTCTACTTCTCGATGGCCATGCTCATGAGCCGCCGCCTCGCCCGGACGGCATCCCGGCCCCGGCCCGGGCAGGCACGGTGGGCTCGCGCGGCGTGA
- a CDS encoding IS701 family transposase, whose translation MTTYQEQVAVEVTIAQAVWDRVLEAAMKAIADCFARPEARSTAAEMITGLLTEVDTRNCWTLAQALGHPGPHRLQHLLSRARFDHDRAREEIARLVVRELAGQDVVLVADETGDAKSSTGCVGAGRQYSGAIRGVGLCQVAVHLAAVTDSARVVIDRALYLPKDWAADEERRDAAGVPEEVMFATKPEQSIAMVKNALELGVRARWFAGDEVYSGRELRKAMREFGLGYTVGVSHTHTVTDGAGRRQSARQMIGRVLPHRWMRMRTGYGTKGTREYDWAWADVRADDSPDGHEDDGVSVLVARRHRYTGEISFYRCWAPRNVTLAQLVEVICHRWRIEETFQLGKTFAGLDEGQVTCWNSWMRWSLFSLIASAVLALTAATVGPSAPARLIPLTCPELVRLLRAFVLTPPVRDAEHVLHWMAWRRRHQAAAQSCHQRRHALNDQP comes from the coding sequence GTGACGACGTATCAAGAGCAGGTGGCCGTGGAGGTCACGATAGCCCAGGCGGTCTGGGACCGGGTTCTCGAGGCGGCGATGAAGGCGATCGCAGACTGTTTCGCACGGCCTGAGGCCCGCTCGACGGCGGCGGAGATGATCACGGGCTTGTTGACGGAGGTGGACACCCGGAACTGCTGGACCCTGGCTCAGGCGCTGGGGCACCCAGGCCCCCACCGGCTGCAGCACCTGCTGTCCCGCGCGCGGTTTGACCACGACCGGGCCCGGGAGGAGATCGCCCGTCTGGTGGTGCGGGAACTCGCAGGTCAGGACGTGGTGCTGGTCGCGGACGAGACCGGGGACGCGAAGTCCTCGACCGGCTGCGTGGGCGCCGGCCGCCAGTACTCCGGCGCGATCAGGGGCGTCGGGCTCTGCCAGGTCGCCGTGCACCTGGCCGCGGTGACCGACTCGGCGCGGGTGGTCATCGACCGGGCCCTTTACCTCCCGAAGGACTGGGCCGCGGACGAGGAACGCCGCGACGCGGCCGGCGTCCCGGAGGAGGTCATGTTCGCGACCAAGCCCGAGCAGAGCATCGCGATGGTCAAGAACGCGCTCGAGCTGGGTGTCCGGGCACGCTGGTTCGCCGGCGACGAGGTCTACTCGGGCCGCGAACTCCGCAAGGCCATGCGGGAGTTCGGACTCGGCTACACAGTCGGTGTCTCCCACACGCATACGGTCACCGACGGCGCGGGCCGCAGGCAGAGCGCCCGACAGATGATCGGCAGGGTGCTGCCGCACCGATGGATGCGCATGCGCACCGGATACGGCACCAAGGGAACCCGCGAGTACGACTGGGCCTGGGCGGACGTCCGAGCCGACGACAGCCCGGACGGACACGAAGACGACGGCGTCAGTGTTCTGGTCGCCCGCCGGCACCGCTACACCGGCGAGATCTCCTTCTACCGATGCTGGGCCCCCAGGAACGTCACCCTGGCCCAGCTGGTGGAGGTGATCTGCCACAGGTGGCGGATCGAGGAGACCTTCCAGCTCGGCAAGACCTTCGCCGGCCTCGACGAGGGGCAGGTGACCTGCTGGAACTCCTGGATGCGGTGGTCGCTATTCTCGCTCATCGCGTCCGCCGTCCTGGCCCTCACCGCCGCCACGGTCGGCCCTTCCGCCCCAGCCCGTCTCATCCCGTTGACCTGCCCCGAACTCGTCCGTCTCCTCAGGGCGTTCGTCCTCACGCCACCCGTCCGGGACGCGGAACACGTCCTGCACTGGATGGCCTGGCGCCGCCGCCATCAAGCCGCCGCGCAATCCTGTCACCAGCGCCGACACGCTCTCAACGACCAACCATGA